In the Gossypium arboreum isolate Shixiya-1 chromosome 10, ASM2569848v2, whole genome shotgun sequence genome, one interval contains:
- the LOC108488003 gene encoding uncharacterized protein LOC108488003 yields the protein MDPELVSETEDKVILIWDRVKTASDRQKSYVLPWKKVLMFGRKGKLIPRFIRAYQILRQVGPVAYQLDLPPELDRIQYVFYVSMLRCYHSDLTNIVPVKEIEVRPDLMFEEEPFQILDHDVKVL from the exons ATGGATCCAGAATTGGTTTCTGAAACTGAGGATAAAGTTATATTGATTTGGGATCGAGTGAAAACGGCTTCTGATAGGCAGAAGTCCTAT GTcttgccatggaagaaggtactgatgTTTGGTCGCAAGGGCAAGCTAATCCCTCGATTTATTAGGGCGTACCAGATTCTGAGACAAGTGGGACCAGTCGCTTATCAGTTGGACCTGCCTCCGGAGCTAGATCGCATTCAATATGTTTTCTATGTCTCGATGTTGAGATGCTACCACTCTGATCTGACGAATATTGTTCCTGTGAAggaaattgaggttaggccagatttaATGTTTGAGGAGGAGCCGTTTCAGATTCTAGATCATGATGTTAAGGTTTTATGA